One Nicotiana tomentosiformis chromosome 1, ASM39032v3, whole genome shotgun sequence genomic window, TACCCAAAGCTGGTCCTCTCAAATGCATCTTCGAGTCTGGGCAGCTCAGTAAGAAACATATCAAGAAAGCTTCAAAATGCATTCACATTGATTTCAAGGTGACTGAATTTCCACTTTTAGGATTTTGGGTTTACttatttcaagcttttaattcGTGGGTCTATTGCAAAATTGCTTCTTTTGTTGGTTTCTATTGTTAAGCAATGCTTTAGTCTTGGCCTTTTTTGGGAATGTCGAAAATCTGCTTTTTACAATTACAGTAGGTTTAATGAAATTTTCTACTGGAGGAAGTGAATAATTCACTTCATATTTAACATATTTTAGAGAAACTTCTAAATTTTGACTAAATCCGTGTAGGATAtgttttaaaaagaagaaaagaacagAAGAAAGGCCTTGATCTATAATTTGTTATTAAAAGAAGATACAAAGAGAAACGTAGAAAAATTTCATTGTGTTCAAAGCATATGTAAAAGTGTAATCATGCTACTTTGCAATGCAAAAATGCTTTGATACCATTGAAAGAACGGCATTGAAAGAACGGTTTTCTTATGTGAATTATTCTCAGAGGAGTCTGCAACAGATTGATTGTAGTTATTGTCAAAGtgattaatttctcaaaataatatcACAACTTCTGTGAGGTGATGGAAGTATGCAATGTTTTCAAATTTAGTTGGTGAAGATTCATATTGCTGTAGTATTGACCTCACTGGAAATAAAGCGAAAATGTCAGAAGGTGTTTATAGGATACTCTCTATTAAAAGCTTATCCATGTTGCTTGGCACTACCTAAACTCCACTGCAAAATCATGAAATCTGGGGAAGACATGTCGTAGACTGACAGTCTGACTTCATTTTATTACCCATTTCTCTAAGCCATTCGTTAGCTATGTACATATTCCTTCCGCTTGCTCTGTTCTATTCTATGTTTGAGTTGATAAAAACTCATGTTATTCTAGTGGAAAATGCAAGGTATTCAATTAGTAATTATAGCAAAAAGCTACTAGCTGAATAAATTTATTAGTTACCTTTTCTTATTCAATTTCAATTGTTATACACATGCAGGAAATTTTGCACTTCAGATACCCTGCAGCAACATTAATCGTGACTAATGCATTGGTGATGACTTCACCTTTGGAAGCCCTGGCTCAAACATGTGAAGCTGATACTTCTTCCGTCTTCAATATGCCATTATTGCTGTTTGTTGCCCTCGTTGGAGCCACTGTGGGAGGTAAGGTACTTTAAGTTTGTCACTGCCATTGTTTTATTGCATAGTTGGGGGATTTTAACTTTGAAAGGACAGAAAGTCATTGTGGATAGATGTAACTCTAAATCATAGACCCCAAGTTAACCATAGAGCATGAACATAAACAGCACATCAACATTAGCTCCCATATTATGCAGAAACTACTCTTATTAATCGAGGCATTAAAGAGATTGCACAAGCAAGCAACGTGCATGAGATCATGAGACCAGTTGTGTCTCTCTCGCATTCCTGTACTTCTTCACAAGGCTTGACTTTATTACATGCACATTGAGACAGAATTTGAATTCAATGAAAAGAAGTTAAAAGGCTTTTTGATGCATTAAGTACATTGAGGCCAGTGTAGAGTCCAGGATTAACGAGACCACTTCATTCAGCAGTTCCTCCGCCAAAACACTTGATGAAAATCTTATTTAATGCATGGGGTTTACAACTGCAATCAGAATTCCCTATGTCTGTTCGTGACAATGGCCAACAACAGTATATTACAGATTCCATAAGCTATAAGAAGGGCTTTTAACACGTTTAACCGCTCGCCAAAAATAATTACTACCGCTagctaaatatacaaaaaaatatatacttATCATATATAAAGTATGTACATTATATATGTATTATACATTAATGAGGCGGATGAGGAAGTGAGGATTAgtacacaagtcatccccaagagaggaaGCTTCAAGTATCTTAGGTGAATAATCCAGAGAGATCGACGATGATGTCATACATCGTATTGGAgcagggtggatgaaatggaggctcacATCCGGTGTCTTATGTGATAAGAATGCGCCACCAAAACTTAAAGTTAAGTTATATAGAGTTGTTGTTAGAccaactatgttgtatggggcagaaTGTTGACCAATCAAGAACTCACATGTTCAGAAGATGTCAGTAACGGAAATGAGGATACTTAGATGGATGTATGGGCATACtaggagagataagattaggaacgAAGATATACAGGGTAAGATGGGAGTGGCCTCCGTGGTGGACAAGATGCGAGAAGCGAGATTGAGATAGTTCGGGCATGTAAAGAAGAGGAGCACAAATGCCCCAGTGAGAAGATGTTAGAGGTTGGCAGTGATAGGTTTAAGGAGAGGTAGAGATAGATTGAGGAAGAATTGGGAAGAAGTGATTAGACAGGACATGATACATTTTCAGCTCACCGAGGATATGAGATAAAAGACCATGAAGGTCGAGGATTAGgctagaaggttagtaggtagttgagCGATTCCTCTCTTTTTTGTGGGAGAACATGGATCTAGTTTAGATCACCTTATCTGCTCCCTATTCTCCTTgtcactattattattattattttattataatcTTATTCTTCAATTTCATTACTACTGTTATTTTCTTTACTTTGGTTATCTTTACTATTTTGTTgtcaatactttttttttttttttttttgtattttcatcATAGCTCTTTTACTCTTGTATTTCTCAAGCCTGTTTTGAAAatgcttttcttgagccgagggtctattggaaacaacctctctaccacaccaaggtagggtaaggtctgcgtacaccctACCCTCCAGACCCGCTTGTGAGAtcacactgggtttgttgttattcttattgttgttattatataaaattatatatttgtcatttattatttttggggATGGCTATACTATGTAGAATTCCCAATATGGCCTAttcaagaacttatcaacaaGAACTATGCCTCAATCCCACCTATTGAGGTCGGTATCTGGATCCTCAATATCCATTTTGCTCTATCTGTGTCCGTTGCATTCCTTAGTCCATTGTCTTTGGGACAATTCAATAACTTATCCAAAAAATGCCTATTCAGATTTCAGAGAGGTGCTTTAAGCAGGCTGAGAGAAAATAGTGGAAATGGCGTGGGTTGTGCTCAGTGTCTAAGgaattcctcattgtttttccaTTTTTGGTTGGCAGAAAGTACGGAAATTTGAAATGGTTGTTTGTTGAAAAAACCTTTCAGCTTTGAGTCAGTTCTGAATATAACAGCATAATGTGTTTATGTGAAACGGGGGAGTTGATGTAGGGATTAATGAGATCTAGTTCTCAAAATGTCTTCACTACAATAAACCTATCTAATCTAGTCTTCTTTCTCATCTCTCTTAACTGTATAGTGATCCTTTCAATGTTGGATCATTGCTTTCcttggttttattttattttttccccaCCTTTTGACCACAAGGACGTGTGTGTACACATTTTAATTGTACTTTCAGGACTAGTTGCACGTCAGAGAAAAGCGGAACTGCAGCGGTTGAATGAGCAGCTCCGCCAGATCAATGAGGCGCTAAGAAGGCAAGCCAAAATAGAGTCCTATGCACCTAGCTTAAGTTATGCTCCTGTTGGTGCCAGGATTGCAGAAAGTGAAGTGATTATTGATCCAAGAAAGGAGGAATTAATTTATCACTTGAAAAATGGAAAGAATTTTCTGAGAAATCAAGCCCCGGAAAAGGCATTTGGGGAGTTTAAAACAGCTCTTGAGCTTGCACAGAATGTAAATGATCCTATAGAGGAAAAGAAGGCAGCAAGAGGATTAGGTATGTGAGATCTCCTTGTTCAGTTTAGCCTTATGTTTTCTTACGGGAACTTTGCTAGGTAGCAAAGGACTGGTACAGTTATGTTGAATTGAAATTTCATCAGTTACAGGCTGTATAAAAAAAAATGGCTGCCCGGAGCATAAAGCATACCGCATTCATGCAGGGTCCGGGAAGGGTCGCACCCCAAGAGGTGTAATGTAGACAGCATATCCTATTTCAGGCTGTATGATGGACTGGAATTAAACATGCATGTTTCTTTTGTGTCTTCTTTGATCTAGCTATAATTTTCTAGAAATGATTGATATGGTTTCTTGTCGAAGTCCAAACAATGTAATGAATATGTTCCCCGGAAATGTTCTCTTGTTTTTTTATTCCTATTTTCTTGGCATCACGGGTGTCGTGTTGCTTTTTTGGCTTATTTTGTTTTTAATCTGCTGAAGAAAATGTAAAATCCTGCTAGAAGTTGGATTTAGAGACTTTGGTAAAAATCTATTCATTACATTATAAAAAATAAGACTCTTTGGTAAATCTTGGCCCTTGTAGCAGATAGATTACAAAGTGAAACTTTATTGACATACAAACTGTTGCTGTTTCTCTCTCTTGTATGTGCGTGTCATGATGTAATGACCCTCAAAGCTTTTATCTCTTTCTCAGGTGCATCATTACAAAGGCAGGGCAAGTACAAGGAAGCCATTGAATACCACTCTATGGTTCTTGATATCTCATCCAGAAATGGAGAGGATTCCGGGAGCACGGAAGCTTATGGAGCAATAGCTGATTGTTATACCGAGCTTGGAGATATGGAACGGGCTGCAAAATACTATGACCAATATATTGCACGGCTACAGAGTGATTAAGCCATCCACCGGAAAGACTTGCAGAAATCTTGCCGAAATTTCTTCATGTTGATGCATTTAGAGTAGGATCTTTAGAGGTTAGGCCTTTTGTCTTGGTATATTTCAATCTTGCATACACTATTCACTGGTTTCTTCTGTTCTATTTTTTGTCTCTTCTCGTGCGGAGGGTCTCAACACACCGGAATTTTGTCAGCTCAATTTGCATGTGAAAATTGGAATGAGGCAATCAAATGATCTTTAGAGAATATTAGCATGAGTTAATAAGTAGCATGGTTACCTTTTGGAATCGGGCGAAAACAGAGGATATCACACTTCCTTTTGATTGTTTTATAGCAGTACATTATTAACATGTATATATCGGTCAGCAGACTACTGCACTATGCCGATTCTTAAAGTACTTATAAGCCTCTAATTAAACAAAGATGATAATAAAAAAAAGGCGTAATTGGCAGATTCTTATCTGATTGGAGAATTGTCAAAGTTAAAGGCCAACATGCGTATATTCCTAATTCATGCCTGAGTTTGTGTACACAACTTCCTTTCTCGACCAATTCGAATACCAGGAATTTAAAGAGCCAAATATTTGCTGAAATCCCACATGTTTGCAGTTCCAATTTCATAATTTTTTTCCCTTCTTGCTGTCTCTACCGAGGTTGCCCGACAACACGCAATAGCAGTTTCATCAAGTGGTGATAAACTATAATAACAACGAGCAAAATGGTCCCTAGAACACTTCACGAAATAGTGATTGTTCGTAAATTTCATTTCATTACTAAAGAGTTAAGCAGTTATGTTAGATGGACTCAGCCAAACTCTTTCACACACACTAGAACAGCTGGTAccagagagtgagcgatattcaTCTTCCCCAGTAAAACAATAAAACATAATGACTGGATCCCAGCAAGTATAAATATTGGCGTGGTAGGTTTTACCCTGTTACAGGCTGCCAAATTGTTCTTGTCCAGATAATGTAGTTAGATTCATTGACTTCAAATGAAACAACATGAGCAAATATAACAGTTTCATGGAGAACGCACAAGTGAAAGAAAGGTacaaaaaggtaagatttcagAAATGGTCTAGTCTGCAACATGCTACAGCATGTCTGCGCATGGAAAAAGACCAACTAATCCAGTATGTAGTCCCACAGACCAAAATATCACTATATACAACCAACATGCAGCTGATCTAGCTGTAAGCCGCATCCTTGAAACTTCTATACAAAATAGCGCCTTAATAGTATGCTTTAAACATTAACTACTACCACGCTTAGTATTGCATATTGTACATACACTGCAAAATCAGCACTACAACCCTACAGAGATACAAAAACATCACCTTGACCGAGTTCGATCGCAACAGTTTCTTGGACCGCCCGAGACCAggaaattgccaaaaatatacCGGGAGAAGATCACCATCTCAGGCCTGCCTTCTTGATCTGGATCCTACAGGTATCATAATACTCGTTCACTAATGGTAGCAAATCTAACACAACATGCATGAACTCTAGCACATGGAACATTGTGCTGATAACAGCACATAGAAGATTGGGGATGCATGTCAAGGCACTAATTCATGAAAAGTAGATTGAGGGAATACACAAGGTCTAAAGGCTCATCGCGTGCCGAAAGTTAACAACCAAACCTTCATCATTTTTCATCTTAACGAAAAAATTGGGTAAGTTCCTTTTAGGGATATCAAATTTACCTCCCAAAAGTGTAATCGCCCAAAGTTGAGCTTGTTGGGCACATAGGATGTTCACCGACAATGCCTTTTAAGCACAACTTATAAAAAGGGTCAAATTGACAGTTAAAAACTATCAAGATTAGAAGAAAATATTGCATTCTCATTTGTTAGAATTCACTCTCCACTTTTTTTGATAAAGTACAATTCGCTCTCCACTTTCACACAATTTCTATCTATAAAAGGGAAAAAAACATTTTTAAGTTTTGGAGTAAATTTCTCTCCACACATTTTCACAAATTTTCTCTATAAAGGAATAAAAAGTTTTTTTCTTCTGGTGTGGAGGGTATATTTCTCACTCAATATCTTCACCCACTTAGGGAGCTTTTTACTTGCTTTGGTCAA contains:
- the LOC104118327 gene encoding protein FLUORESCENT IN BLUE LIGHT, chloroplastic-like isoform X1 gives rise to the protein MTMMLKQWLLSQNPSPHLPKAGPLKCIFESGQLSKKHIKKASKCIHIDFKEILHFRYPAATLIVTNALVMTSPLEALAQTCEADTSSVFNMPLLLFVALVGATVGGLVARQRKAELQRLNEQLRQINEALRRQAKIESYAPSLSYAPVGARIAESEVIIDPRKEELIYHLKNGKNFLRNQAPEKAFGEFKTALELAQNVNDPIEEKKAARGLGASLQRQGKYKEAIEYHSMVLDISSRNGEDSGSTEAYGAIADCYTELGDMERAAKYYDQYIARLQSD
- the LOC104118327 gene encoding protein FLUORESCENT IN BLUE LIGHT, chloroplastic-like isoform X2; this translates as MTMMLKQWLLSQNPSPHLPKAGPLKCIFESGQLSKKHIKKASKCIHIDFKFRYPAATLIVTNALVMTSPLEALAQTCEADTSSVFNMPLLLFVALVGATVGGLVARQRKAELQRLNEQLRQINEALRRQAKIESYAPSLSYAPVGARIAESEVIIDPRKEELIYHLKNGKNFLRNQAPEKAFGEFKTALELAQNVNDPIEEKKAARGLGASLQRQGKYKEAIEYHSMVLDISSRNGEDSGSTEAYGAIADCYTELGDMERAAKYYDQYIARLQSD